One genomic window of candidate division WOR-3 bacterium includes the following:
- a CDS encoding ABC transporter ATP-binding protein, translated as MELAINSLSKTYPNGVQALKNVSLNISTGMFGLLGPNGAGKSTLMRTIATLQEADEGTIQLNGIDVLKEKHKVRELLGYLPQEFGIYPEVTAEHMLDHIAVLKGIHNKKERKTLINDLLHQTNLWDLRRTRLGEFSGGTKQRFGIAQALLGNPQLVIVDEPTAGLDPQERNRFHNILSEIGEHVVVILSTHIVDDVSELCTNMAIIHEGELLLTAEPLKAMNELKGKIWSKVISKKEFPEYGKKFEIVMTRLFAGKIVIHVLSDNRPDDTFKMVEPELEDVYFTTINKNSAPVTA; from the coding sequence ATGGAGTTGGCGATCAATAGTCTTTCCAAGACATATCCTAATGGCGTTCAGGCGCTCAAGAACGTTTCCCTGAACATTTCGACCGGCATGTTCGGGCTGCTCGGACCGAACGGTGCGGGAAAATCAACGCTCATGCGCACCATTGCAACCCTGCAGGAGGCGGATGAGGGGACGATCCAGCTTAATGGTATCGACGTGCTCAAAGAAAAGCATAAGGTCAGAGAGTTGCTTGGCTATTTACCACAGGAATTCGGCATCTACCCAGAGGTAACTGCCGAGCATATGCTCGACCATATTGCCGTACTCAAGGGCATTCATAATAAGAAAGAACGCAAAACTCTGATAAACGACCTGCTACACCAAACCAATCTGTGGGACCTGCGCAGGACGCGTCTCGGTGAGTTTTCCGGCGGTACGAAGCAACGGTTCGGCATTGCTCAGGCACTGCTCGGCAATCCCCAGCTGGTCATTGTCGATGAGCCGACTGCTGGTCTTGACCCCCAGGAGAGAAACCGTTTTCACAATATCCTTAGTGAGATCGGAGAGCATGTGGTGGTGATCCTCTCGACCCATATAGTCGATGATGTGAGCGAACTCTGCACGAACATGGCGATAATCCATGAGGGAGAACTTCTGCTTACAGCCGAGCCGCTCAAGGCAATGAATGAGTTGAAGGGGAAGATCTGGTCAAAGGTGATTTCCAAGAAGGAATTTCCCGAGTACGGGAAAAAATTCGAGATCGTCATGACACGGCTGTTTGCCGGAAAGATCGTGATCCACGTCTTGAGCGACAACCGACCAGACGACACGTTCAAGATGGTGGAGCCTGAACTGGAAGACGTCTATTTCACGACCATAAACAAAAATTCAGCGCCGGTTACGGCATAA